The Micromonospora sp. Llam0 genome contains a region encoding:
- a CDS encoding family 43 glycosylhydrolase — MRRIAAATAAVLVGGGLVALTTTAASAATVDTSAWYVLLNRNSGKALDVYNLATNDGARITQWSRNNGNQQQWQFVDSGGGYYRLKSRLSGKVLDVYEWSTANGAAIVQWTDHNGTNQQWRLADSDGGHVRLISRHSNKALEVQNASTADGGNIVQYDDWGGANQQWQLVRVDGGGNPDPDPTTPPPSGEYTNPVVWQDFADVEVIRVDDVYYMTASTMHYSPGAPILRSYDLVNWEFAGHAVPRLEFGSKYDLSGAQRGYVRGIWASTLNYRRSNGTYYWAGCIDFSQTHMYTSSSVEGPWAKHATLPCYYDAGLLFDDDDTPYVAYGNGTISVAQLSADGRSQVRAQQVFQTPSSVGTLEGARFYKRNGSYYIWLTRPANGQYVLRSTNGPFGPYEMRQVLLDLPGPISGGGVPHQGGVVQTQNGDWYYMAFVDAYPGGRMPALAPITWTGDGWPRLRTVNGRWGVNYPRPNLPAPPRVVKPLTGVDTFAGTALGPQWEWNHNPDNSRWSVNDGLRLSTATVTNDLYSARNTLTHRIQGPTSTATVELDYSSMRDGDRSGLVMLRQSSAWVGVRRDSGSTRVVMTNGLTMDSNWNTTGTGTEVASAPVSGGRVWLRANADIRPGVGRQARFSYSTDGVNFTSFGPAFTLNNEWQFFMGYRFGIFNYATQALGGAVTVRRFELSTP, encoded by the coding sequence ATGCGCCGCATCGCGGCGGCGACCGCAGCGGTCCTGGTCGGCGGCGGCCTCGTCGCGCTGACGACGACCGCGGCATCGGCGGCGACGGTCGACACCAGCGCGTGGTACGTGCTGCTCAACCGCAACAGCGGCAAAGCCCTCGACGTGTACAACCTCGCCACCAACGACGGCGCCCGGATCACCCAGTGGTCCCGCAACAACGGCAACCAGCAGCAGTGGCAGTTCGTCGACTCCGGCGGCGGCTACTACCGGCTCAAGTCCCGCCTGTCCGGCAAGGTCCTCGACGTCTACGAGTGGTCCACCGCCAACGGCGCGGCCATCGTCCAGTGGACCGACCACAACGGCACCAACCAGCAGTGGCGCCTCGCCGACTCCGACGGCGGTCACGTCCGACTGATCAGCCGACACAGCAACAAGGCCCTCGAAGTCCAGAACGCGTCGACCGCCGACGGCGGCAACATCGTCCAGTACGACGACTGGGGCGGCGCCAACCAGCAGTGGCAGCTCGTCCGGGTCGACGGCGGCGGCAACCCCGACCCCGACCCGACGACACCACCGCCGTCGGGGGAGTACACGAATCCGGTGGTGTGGCAGGACTTCGCGGATGTGGAGGTGATCCGGGTCGATGACGTGTACTACATGACGGCGTCGACGATGCATTATTCGCCGGGTGCGCCGATTCTGCGGTCGTACGATCTGGTGAACTGGGAGTTCGCCGGGCATGCGGTGCCGAGGTTGGAGTTCGGGTCGAAGTACGACCTGTCGGGGGCGCAGCGGGGGTATGTGCGGGGGATCTGGGCGTCGACGTTGAACTACCGGCGGAGCAACGGGACGTACTACTGGGCGGGTTGTATCGATTTCAGTCAGACGCACATGTATACGTCGTCGTCGGTGGAGGGGCCGTGGGCGAAGCATGCGACGTTGCCGTGTTACTACGACGCGGGGTTGTTGTTCGACGATGACGACACGCCGTATGTGGCGTACGGCAACGGGACGATCAGTGTGGCGCAGTTGTCGGCGGATGGTCGGTCGCAGGTGCGGGCGCAGCAGGTGTTCCAGACGCCGTCGAGTGTGGGGACCTTGGAGGGTGCGCGGTTCTACAAGCGTAACGGTTCCTATTACATCTGGTTGACGCGGCCGGCGAACGGTCAGTATGTGTTGCGGTCGACGAACGGGCCGTTCGGGCCGTACGAGATGCGGCAGGTGTTGTTGGATCTGCCGGGGCCGATCTCGGGTGGTGGGGTGCCGCATCAGGGTGGTGTGGTGCAGACGCAGAACGGTGACTGGTACTACATGGCGTTCGTGGACGCGTATCCGGGTGGGCGGATGCCGGCGTTGGCGCCGATCACCTGGACGGGTGACGGGTGGCCGCGGTTGCGGACGGTGAACGGCCGGTGGGGGGTGAACTATCCGCGGCCCAACCTGCCGGCGCCGCCTCGGGTGGTGAAGCCGTTGACGGGGGTGGACACGTTCGCGGGGACCGCGCTGGGGCCGCAGTGGGAGTGGAACCACAACCCGGACAACTCGCGGTGGTCGGTGAACGACGGGCTGCGGTTGTCGACCGCGACGGTGACCAATGACCTCTACAGTGCGCGGAACACGCTGACGCATCGGATTCAGGGGCCGACGTCGACGGCGACGGTCGAGTTGGATTATTCGTCGATGCGTGATGGTGACCGGTCGGGGTTGGTGATGTTGCGGCAGTCGTCGGCGTGGGTCGGGGTGCGTCGGGACAGTGGTTCGACTCGGGTGGTGATGACCAACGGGTTGACGATGGACAGTAATTGGAACACGACCGGGACCGGGACTGAGGTGGCGAGTGCGCCGGTGTCGGGTGGTCGGGTCTGGTTGCGGGCGAATGCTGACATTCGGCCGGGTGTGGGGCGGCAGGCGCGGTTTTCGTACAGCACGGACGGGGTGAATTTCACGTCGTTCGGGCCGGCGTTCACGTTGAACAACGAGTGGCAGTTCTTCATGGGTTACCGGTTTGGAATCTTCAATTACGCGACGCAGGCACTCGGCGGCGCCGTCACCGTCCGACGGTTCGAACTCTCGACCCCCTGA
- a CDS encoding diacylglycerol kinase family protein, whose translation MRTKQELSDAIRQRRRAVLIVNAKSRRGRQFYTDAVRRLTDAGFELIASYPVDEPGELERSLDEAVRMAPDLLIAGGGDGTIGAAARLLAHRDIALGLLPLGTTNNFARTLGIPIDLDAAVRVISSGKVIDVDLGLAGDLPFANHVGIGLSAEVMLRTPPRLKRVVGKFAYPATAAALMARHRPLRVSVRTASSNRDFQTHQLYVANGGHQAGRPITADANADDRLLVAYPVGGATRHSLLGATVRNAATGHRRTLRHDPFLAVGELLVETDRPAPVEIDGEVCGETPIRLRVDANALRVMAAAGTVDH comes from the coding sequence GTGCGGACCAAGCAGGAGTTGAGCGACGCCATCCGGCAGCGACGGCGGGCGGTGCTGATCGTCAACGCCAAGTCCCGCCGGGGCCGCCAGTTCTACACCGACGCCGTCCGGCGGCTGACCGACGCCGGCTTCGAGCTGATCGCCAGCTACCCGGTCGACGAGCCGGGTGAGCTGGAACGCAGCCTGGACGAGGCGGTCCGGATGGCCCCGGACCTGCTGATCGCCGGCGGCGGGGACGGCACCATCGGGGCCGCCGCCCGGCTGCTCGCCCACCGTGACATCGCGCTCGGGCTGCTGCCGTTGGGCACCACCAACAACTTCGCCCGTACCCTCGGGATCCCGATCGACCTGGACGCGGCGGTCCGCGTGATCAGCTCCGGCAAGGTGATCGACGTCGATCTCGGCCTCGCCGGCGACCTGCCGTTCGCCAACCACGTCGGCATCGGGTTGTCCGCCGAGGTGATGCTGCGCACCCCGCCCCGGCTGAAACGCGTGGTCGGCAAGTTCGCCTATCCGGCGACGGCGGCGGCGTTGATGGCCCGGCACCGTCCGCTACGGGTCAGCGTCCGTACCGCCAGCAGCAACCGGGACTTCCAGACCCACCAGTTGTACGTCGCCAACGGCGGTCACCAGGCCGGCCGGCCGATCACCGCGGATGCCAACGCCGACGACCGGCTGCTGGTCGCGTACCCGGTAGGTGGTGCGACCCGGCACAGCCTGCTGGGCGCGACGGTACGCAACGCGGCGACCGGGCACCGGCGTACCCTGCGGCACGACCCGTTCCTCGCGGTCGGCGAACTGCTGGTCGAGACGGATCGGCCGGCGCCGGTGGAGATCGACGGTGAGGTGTGTGGTGAGACCCCGATCCGGCTGCGGGTCGACGCCAACGCGTTGCGGGTGATGGCTGCGGCCGGGACCGTCGACCACTGA
- a CDS encoding beta-L-arabinofuranosidase domain-containing protein, translated as MSSSFLSRRRLLQAAGATAVVSATGVTTTTVLGAAPAAAALAPARPDIGVGAYGFDVGQARLSASRWLDNQNRTINYLRFVDVDRMLRNFRANHQLSTNGAASNGGWDSPTFPFRTHMQGHFLSAWAFAWAVTGDSVFRDKANYMVAELAKCQANNGAAGFAAGYLSGFPESDFSSLEARTLNNGNVPYYCIHKTLAGLLDVWRYLGNNQARDVLLSLAGWVDWRTGRLSSSQMQNMLGTEFGGMNAVLTDIYQQTGDSRWLTTAQRFDHAAVFNPLAANSDQLNGLHANTQVPKWIGAAREYKATGTTRYRDIASNAWNITVDAHTYAIGGNSQAEHFRAPDAIAGYLRNDTCEACNTYNMLKLTRELWLLDPGRAAYFDFYERALLNHVIGIQNPTSSHGHITYFTPLNPGGRRGVGPAWGGGTYSTDYDSFWCCQGTGLEVNTALTDSIYFHDGTTLTVNLFMPSVLNWSQRGITVTQTTSYPASDTTTLTVTGNVAGSWTMRIRIPAWTSGATVSVNGVQQGIATTPGSYASLTRTWSAGDTVTVQLPMRVIMVPANDNPDVAAITYGPVVLSGNYGNSTLSGLPSLDTASITRTSASALAFTATANGSSVGLGPFHDAHGHNYTVYWSVGSGGGNPGTASFRLVNANSNLVLGVQNMSTADGGLALQWDDNGTADHDWEIIVDGGAIRLRNVHSGKVLGVENMSTADGARILQWSDTGTADHRWTVVDVGDGTHKLRNVHTGKLLAITGGSTAPGAQAVQDPDNGSLDNQWRFLPNGTRRIQNRASGLVLGVQNMSTANGGLAIQWGDTGTADHLWTAVTDTGGYLRLRNSHSGKVLGVENMSTATGARVLQWDDNGTADHRWRLRYRSDGYFRLQCANGGKVLGVSGGSTAQGAQIVTSDDYGQNDTLWRFV; from the coding sequence ATGAGCTCGTCCTTTCTCAGCCGTCGTCGCCTGCTGCAGGCCGCCGGCGCGACTGCGGTGGTCTCCGCCACCGGCGTCACCACCACCACGGTCCTCGGCGCCGCTCCGGCCGCCGCGGCCCTGGCACCGGCCCGCCCGGACATCGGCGTGGGGGCCTACGGATTCGACGTCGGCCAGGCCCGGCTGAGCGCCAGCCGATGGCTGGACAACCAGAACCGCACCATCAACTACCTGCGCTTCGTCGACGTCGACCGGATGCTGCGCAACTTCCGGGCCAATCACCAGCTGTCCACCAACGGCGCCGCGTCCAACGGCGGCTGGGACAGCCCGACGTTTCCGTTCCGTACCCACATGCAGGGACACTTCCTGAGCGCCTGGGCGTTCGCGTGGGCGGTGACCGGCGACAGTGTCTTCCGGGACAAGGCCAACTACATGGTGGCCGAACTCGCCAAGTGCCAGGCCAACAACGGCGCGGCCGGCTTCGCCGCCGGCTACCTGTCCGGGTTCCCCGAGTCCGACTTCAGCAGCCTGGAGGCCCGGACGTTGAACAACGGCAACGTGCCGTACTACTGCATCCACAAGACCCTCGCCGGCCTGCTCGACGTGTGGCGCTACCTCGGCAACAACCAGGCCCGCGACGTCCTGCTCTCGCTCGCCGGCTGGGTCGACTGGCGTACCGGCCGACTGTCCAGCAGCCAGATGCAGAACATGCTCGGCACCGAGTTCGGCGGGATGAACGCCGTCCTGACCGACATCTACCAGCAGACCGGCGACAGCCGGTGGCTCACCACCGCGCAGCGGTTCGACCACGCCGCCGTGTTCAACCCGCTCGCCGCCAACTCCGACCAGCTCAACGGGCTGCACGCCAACACCCAGGTGCCGAAGTGGATCGGTGCCGCCCGGGAGTACAAGGCCACCGGCACCACCCGCTACCGGGACATCGCCAGCAACGCCTGGAACATCACCGTCGACGCGCACACCTACGCAATCGGCGGCAACAGCCAGGCCGAGCATTTCCGGGCACCCGACGCCATCGCCGGGTACCTGCGCAACGACACCTGCGAGGCATGCAACACGTACAACATGCTGAAACTCACCCGGGAGCTGTGGCTGCTCGACCCGGGCCGAGCGGCGTACTTCGACTTCTACGAGCGGGCGCTGCTCAACCACGTGATCGGCATCCAGAACCCGACCAGCAGCCACGGACACATCACCTATTTCACTCCGTTGAACCCGGGCGGCCGGCGCGGCGTCGGCCCGGCCTGGGGCGGCGGGACCTACAGCACCGACTACGACTCCTTCTGGTGCTGCCAGGGCACCGGTCTGGAGGTCAACACCGCACTGACCGACTCCATCTACTTCCACGACGGCACCACGCTGACGGTCAACCTGTTCATGCCGTCGGTGCTGAACTGGTCGCAGCGGGGCATCACCGTCACCCAGACCACCAGCTACCCGGCCAGCGACACGACCACCCTCACGGTCACCGGCAACGTCGCCGGGTCGTGGACGATGCGGATCCGGATCCCGGCCTGGACCAGCGGGGCGACGGTCAGCGTCAACGGTGTGCAGCAGGGCATCGCGACCACCCCGGGCAGCTACGCCAGCCTGACCCGGACCTGGTCGGCCGGCGACACGGTAACCGTTCAACTGCCGATGCGGGTGATCATGGTGCCGGCCAACGACAATCCCGACGTCGCCGCGATCACCTACGGTCCGGTGGTGCTCTCCGGCAACTACGGCAACAGCACCCTGAGCGGGCTTCCCTCGCTCGACACCGCGTCGATCACCCGGACCAGCGCCAGCGCCCTCGCGTTCACCGCCACCGCGAACGGCTCGTCGGTCGGCCTCGGCCCGTTCCACGACGCGCACGGGCACAACTACACCGTCTACTGGAGCGTCGGCTCCGGCGGCGGCAACCCCGGTACGGCCAGCTTCCGGCTGGTCAACGCCAACAGCAACCTGGTCCTCGGGGTGCAGAACATGTCGACCGCCGACGGCGGCCTGGCCCTGCAGTGGGACGACAACGGCACCGCCGACCACGACTGGGAGATCATCGTCGACGGCGGCGCGATCCGGCTGCGCAACGTGCACAGCGGCAAGGTGCTCGGCGTGGAGAACATGTCCACCGCCGACGGTGCCCGCATCCTGCAGTGGTCCGACACCGGCACCGCCGACCACCGCTGGACGGTCGTCGACGTCGGCGACGGCACCCACAAGCTGCGCAACGTGCACACCGGCAAGCTGCTGGCCATCACCGGCGGCTCGACCGCCCCCGGCGCCCAGGCGGTGCAGGACCCGGACAACGGCAGCCTGGACAACCAGTGGCGGTTCCTGCCGAACGGCACCCGGCGGATCCAGAACCGGGCCAGCGGGCTGGTGCTCGGGGTGCAGAACATGTCGACCGCCAACGGCGGGCTGGCCATCCAGTGGGGTGACACCGGCACCGCCGACCACCTGTGGACGGCGGTCACCGACACCGGCGGCTACCTGCGGCTGCGCAACTCGCACAGCGGCAAGGTGCTCGGCGTGGAGAACATGTCGACGGCGACCGGCGCCCGGGTGCTGCAGTGGGACGACAACGGCACCGCCGACCACCGGTGGCGGCTGCGGTACCGCAGCGACGGCTACTTCCGACTGCAGTGCGCCAACGGCGGCAAGGTGCTCGGGGTCAGCGGCGGGTCCACCGCGCAGGGGGCGCAGATCGTGACCTCGGACGACTACGGCCAGAACGACACGCTCTGGCGGTTCGTCTGA